From Chryseotalea sp. WA131a:
ACCCTGCACTTTTTACTTGCCATGGCTATTAAAGTAACTGACTAACGTGAGTAACCCCATGCGGGCAACTTCTCAAAAATAAGACATACATGGCATGTATGGTTATACGTGAATAAGTTTTTTTTAGTTGATAACAACTATGTTTATTGAACTTTGAAATTTTGATGGGTGAAGTTTCCGTTTTATTCACAACTCGACCAAATGGACTGCGGTCCTACTTGCCTTAAGATGATTGCAAAATATCATGGCAAGCTATTTTCGCTCAATGAGTTGCGTACAAAATCATTTATCACGCGAGAAGGCGTTTCTTTGCTTGGCATCAGCGAGGCGGCCGAGGCGATTGGTTTCCGCACTATGGGCGTAAAACTGCCTTTTGAAAAAATGGTTGTGGACGCTCCTTTGCCCTGCATCGTCCATTGGAACCAAAGTCATTTTGCCGTATTGTATAAGGTCAAGAAAAACAAGATTTCTGTGGCCGACCCTGCCGCGGGCTTGATTACCTACACAAACGAAGAATTTCTAAAGTCATGGCTCTCTACATCGTCTAATGGAAGCGGGGTAGGCGTAGCCTTACTGCTAGAACCCACACCGGCATTTTATGAAACCGAGGTAGCAACTGATAAGAATACCAAACTAGGGTTTAATTATCTATTCGGCTACCTAAAAACATACAGAAGGTTTATTGTTCAACTTTTGATAGGTCTTTTGTTGGGTAGTTTGATCCAACTGATCCTCCCTTTTCTTACCCAATCTATTGTGGACGTTGGCATCAACACCCGCAACACACCTTTCATATATATTGTGCTGGCTGCCCAACTCATGCTCATTTTTAGCCGCACGGTAGCAGAGTTCATCAGGCGATGGATACTGCTGCACCTCAGCACCCGTATCAATCTCAGCATTATCTCCGATTTTCTCATCAAACTCATGCAATTGCCCATGAGCTTTTTCGATTCCAAGAAAATAGGTGACATCTTGCAGCGCATAGAAGACCACAGCCGCATCGAGCGGTTTTTAAGCTCATCTTCCCTGAGCATCCTATTTTCCTTTTTCAACCTAATCATTTTTGGTGTGGTACTGGCATTGTACAGCATCCCTATCTTTTTGATTTTTTTTGGTGGCAGTGCCATCTATATTGTTTTCGTACTTTTCTTTTTGAAAGTAAGAAAAGAGCTGGACTACAAGCGGTTCAACGAACTCTCGCGCAACCGCAGCAGCCTCATCCAATTGGTAAACGGCATGCAAGAGATCAAGCTCAACAATTGCGAGCGCACCAAGCGGTGGGAATGGGAAAGGATACAGGCAAAACTTTTTAAGTTGAGCGTGAGCAGCACCCGTGTGCAGCAATGGCAAGAGGGCGGTAGCACACTCATCAACGAACTGAAAAACATCTTCATCACCTTCATGGCGGCCACAGCCGTGATCAGCGGCAGTATGACACTAGGTATGATGCTGGCTGTTCAATATATTATTGGGCAACTTAATGTGCCTATCAACGAGTTCGTCAACTTTATCCGCGAATTGCAGGATGCCCGCATTAGCTTAGACAGGATTGGCGAGATCAGATTGTTGGAGAACGAAGAAAAGCCACCAAGCAATACTTTAGGCCGCTTCCCTTCTCCTTTTGGAGAAGGTGGCCGAAGGCCGGA
This genomic window contains:
- a CDS encoding peptidase domain-containing ABC transporter; translation: MKFPFYSQLDQMDCGPTCLKMIAKYHGKLFSLNELRTKSFITREGVSLLGISEAAEAIGFRTMGVKLPFEKMVVDAPLPCIVHWNQSHFAVLYKVKKNKISVADPAAGLITYTNEEFLKSWLSTSSNGSGVGVALLLEPTPAFYETEVATDKNTKLGFNYLFGYLKTYRRFIVQLLIGLLLGSLIQLILPFLTQSIVDVGINTRNTPFIYIVLAAQLMLIFSRTVAEFIRRWILLHLSTRINLSIISDFLIKLMQLPMSFFDSKKIGDILQRIEDHSRIERFLSSSSLSILFSFFNLIIFGVVLALYSIPIFLIFFGGSAIYIVFVLFFLKVRKELDYKRFNELSRNRSSLIQLVNGMQEIKLNNCERTKRWEWERIQAKLFKLSVSSTRVQQWQEGGSTLINELKNIFITFMAATAVISGSMTLGMMLAVQYIIGQLNVPINEFVNFIRELQDARISLDRIGEIRLLENEEKPPSNTLGRFPSPFGEGGRRPDEVNLRFEKVSFQYEGPHSPKALDSIHLTIEEGKVTAIVGASGSGKTTLLKLLLKYYSPTEGKILLGHTDLINKSAREWRSQCGTVMQDGYIFSDTIANNISVSDEEMDTTKLLHAVRVANIQEFIEELPLGYNTKIGSDGTGISAGQRQRMLIARAVYRNPHYLFFDEATSALDANNEKVIMENLDEFFKGRTVVVIAHRLSTVKNAHKIVVLESGRVVEEGRHGELTAIKGKYYELVKNQLELGN